The Methanoregula boonei 6A8 genome has a window encoding:
- a CDS encoding DNA-directed RNA polymerase subunit K, with translation MPTQVYTRYERARIIGARALQISMGAPLLISTSRIDPLEIAIEEFNADIIPITVKRR, from the coding sequence ATGCCGACGCAGGTTTACACCCGGTATGAACGGGCGCGGATCATTGGAGCAAGGGCTCTGCAGATCTCAATGGGTGCTCCCTTACTTATCTCTACTTCCCGGATCGATCCCCTGGAGATCGCTATCGAGGAATTTAACGCAGACATTATCCCCATTACCGTAAAGCGAAGATGA
- a CDS encoding DNA-directed RNA polymerase subunit N, producing the protein MIPVRCFTCGKVISPAWEEYKARREKGEDPKKILDDLGITRYCCRRMLLTHKEIIDELNPYQ; encoded by the coding sequence TTGATACCCGTACGATGTTTCACCTGTGGGAAAGTAATTTCCCCGGCGTGGGAAGAGTATAAGGCACGGCGGGAGAAAGGCGAGGATCCCAAAAAGATCCTCGACGATCTCGGTATCACCCGATACTGCTGCCGGCGCATGCTTCTGACCCACAAAGAGATCATTGATGAGCTCAACCCGTACCAGTAA
- a CDS encoding 30S ribosomal protein S9 yields the protein MAKIINTSGKRKTAIARATIKAGKGVIRVNSVPLEQYGTETTRMKIAEPLLLVPGASSGIDVTIDVSGGGVMGQAEAVRTALARAILEWTNDPAIKDVYLAYDRTLLVNDSRQKETKKPHGRGARKKFQKSYR from the coding sequence ATGGCAAAGATCATTAACACCAGCGGAAAACGAAAAACAGCAATCGCCCGGGCCACCATCAAGGCCGGCAAGGGTGTGATACGGGTCAACTCCGTGCCCCTCGAGCAGTACGGCACCGAGACCACCCGGATGAAGATCGCCGAGCCCCTCCTCCTTGTCCCCGGCGCGAGCAGCGGAATTGACGTGACCATTGACGTTTCCGGCGGCGGGGTCATGGGACAGGCCGAGGCAGTGCGCACCGCGCTTGCCCGTGCGATCCTTGAGTGGACCAACGATCCCGCGATCAAGGACGTGTACCTTGCCTACGACCGGACGCTCCTTGTCAACGACTCACGTCAGAAAGAGACCAAGAAGCCCCACGGGCGTGGCGCACGCAAGAAGTTCCAAAAGTCTTATCGTTAA
- a CDS encoding 50S ribosomal protein L13 — protein MVTVINGDGLILGRLASTVARRALAGEEIAIVNIEKVIISGSRARVLGNYYHKRERGSTDWGPYFPRRPDHVAKRTIRGMLPYKRPRGIDAFKRIKCYVGVPVQFAGAELEVIENVHMDRLNNPQFVTLAAVCTALGSKF, from the coding sequence ATGGTTACCGTAATCAACGGGGACGGGCTCATCCTGGGACGGCTTGCAAGCACGGTCGCCCGGCGTGCCCTCGCTGGCGAAGAGATCGCGATTGTGAACATCGAAAAGGTCATAATCTCCGGCAGCCGTGCACGGGTGCTGGGCAACTATTACCACAAGCGCGAGCGCGGGTCAACCGACTGGGGTCCGTACTTCCCCCGGCGGCCGGATCATGTGGCCAAGCGCACGATCCGTGGCATGCTCCCATACAAGCGCCCCCGAGGCATTGACGCGTTCAAGCGTATCAAGTGCTACGTTGGCGTCCCGGTGCAGTTTGCCGGTGCGGAGCTGGAAGTCATCGAGAACGTCCACATGGACCGGCTCAATAACCCCCAGTTTGTCACGCTTGCAGCGGTCTGCACGGCACTCGGGTCCAAATTCTGA
- a CDS encoding 50S ribosomal protein L18e — protein sequence MTRTVEKTNPRLTNLILLLKNTSRENEAKIWREIAGRLETPNRNYAEVNLSKINRYAQKGETIIVPGKVLGSGVLDQSVRIAALNFSESATSKIRDAKGQCMTIEQLLKDNPKGSGVRILR from the coding sequence ATGACAAGAACCGTGGAAAAGACGAACCCCCGTCTTACCAACCTTATTCTGCTCTTAAAGAACACATCCAGGGAGAATGAGGCAAAGATCTGGCGTGAAATTGCCGGAAGACTGGAGACCCCCAACCGGAACTATGCGGAGGTCAACCTGTCCAAGATCAACCGCTATGCCCAGAAAGGCGAGACTATCATCGTCCCGGGCAAAGTGCTGGGCAGCGGTGTACTGGATCAGTCCGTCAGGATTGCCGCGCTGAACTTCTCGGAATCGGCCACAAGCAAGATCCGGGATGCGAAAGGGCAGTGCATGACCATCGAACAGCTGTTAAAGGACAACCCCAAGGGTAGCGGTGTCCGGATCCTGAGGTGA
- a CDS encoding DNA-directed RNA polymerase subunit D: MEIEFASLDDTVARFTLSGAQPGFANSFRRAMIGEVPTLAIEDVRIYDNTSALFDEMLAHRLGLIPIRTDLTSYSTQGDCSCGGAGCPSCTVTYTLSVEGPKLVTSSDLIPQDPQAAPVSDNIPIVKLIKGQKLVIEARAVLNKGKVHAKWQPTLVCGYKNYPVITISPTCDACGMCVDECPRTILALKGKKVEVIEGRLPDCSMCKLCERACLASGIGEEPAIRISAEPDRYIFSVESDGSLPVKEIMVQALGFVKAQAEELEKQTSEISGEEKK; the protein is encoded by the coding sequence ATGGAGATCGAATTCGCGAGTCTGGACGACACCGTTGCACGCTTCACGCTCTCAGGAGCGCAGCCCGGCTTTGCAAACTCGTTTCGGCGGGCAATGATCGGCGAAGTGCCGACCCTTGCCATAGAGGACGTGCGCATCTACGATAACACGAGCGCACTCTTCGACGAAATGTTGGCGCATCGCCTCGGGCTCATTCCTATAAGGACCGATCTTACCAGTTATTCGACTCAAGGAGACTGTTCGTGCGGAGGGGCGGGCTGCCCATCCTGCACGGTCACCTATACGCTCAGCGTTGAGGGCCCCAAGCTGGTCACCTCAAGCGACCTTATCCCGCAGGATCCTCAGGCTGCGCCGGTCAGTGACAACATCCCCATCGTAAAACTCATCAAGGGACAGAAACTGGTCATCGAAGCGCGTGCCGTCCTCAACAAGGGCAAAGTGCACGCAAAGTGGCAGCCGACCCTCGTGTGCGGGTACAAGAACTACCCGGTCATCACGATCAGCCCCACCTGCGATGCATGCGGGATGTGCGTGGACGAATGCCCCCGCACTATCCTTGCACTTAAGGGAAAGAAAGTCGAGGTCATCGAGGGCAGGCTTCCCGACTGCTCCATGTGCAAGCTCTGCGAACGGGCCTGCCTGGCAAGCGGTATCGGGGAGGAACCGGCAATCCGGATTTCCGCAGAACCCGACCGGTATATTTTCTCGGTCGAAAGTGACGGATCGCTGCCCGTAAAAGAGATTATGGTCCAGGCGCTTGGCTTTGTCAAAGCGCAGGCAGAAGAGCTGGAGAAACAGACAAGCGAAATTTCAGGGGAGGAGAAGAAATGA
- a CDS encoding 30S ribosomal protein S11 has product MAANDKEKWGIAHIFASFNNTIITVTDLSGAETVTKSSGGMVVKQDRNESSPYAAMQMAANVAAIAREKGIVGVHVKVRAPGQGKQRSPGPGAQAAIRALARAGMRIGRIEDVTPVPHDSCRPKGGRRGRRV; this is encoded by the coding sequence ATGGCGGCAAACGACAAGGAAAAGTGGGGCATTGCACACATCTTTGCCTCCTTTAACAACACGATCATCACCGTTACCGATCTCTCCGGAGCAGAGACGGTCACCAAGTCGAGCGGTGGCATGGTTGTCAAGCAGGACAGGAACGAGAGCTCCCCCTACGCGGCCATGCAGATGGCGGCAAACGTTGCAGCCATTGCACGTGAAAAGGGCATCGTTGGTGTCCATGTGAAGGTACGTGCCCCCGGCCAGGGTAAGCAGCGCAGCCCCGGCCCCGGTGCTCAGGCAGCCATCCGTGCCCTTGCCCGCGCGGGCATGCGCATCGGACGGATTGAAGACGTCACGCCGGTCCCGCATGACTCCTGCCGCCCCAAGGGCGGCCGGCGGGGAAGGAGAGTGTGA
- a CDS encoding 30S ribosomal protein S4 — MGYPGKNHKSYQTPKRPFEKTRIEEETRLVIEYGLRNKREVWKAQSHLRKYRKAARELLALMSSATNQTVFEAKKSELISHMQRAGLLGPDADIDNVLALKVPAQLERRLQTLVYRKGLARSPKQARQLVTHGHIAIGGRRVTVPGYLVTRGEETTISYAGKSPFVDASHAERTRITRPTGAGVN; from the coding sequence ATGGGATACCCGGGCAAGAACCATAAGTCCTACCAGACACCCAAGCGCCCGTTCGAGAAGACCCGGATCGAGGAAGAGACCCGGCTCGTTATCGAGTACGGCCTGCGCAACAAGCGCGAGGTCTGGAAAGCGCAGAGTCACCTGAGGAAATACCGCAAGGCCGCCCGTGAGCTGCTCGCCCTCATGTCGAGCGCTACCAACCAGACGGTCTTTGAGGCAAAGAAATCCGAGCTCATCAGCCACATGCAGCGTGCAGGTCTCCTTGGTCCCGACGCGGACATCGATAATGTCCTCGCGCTCAAGGTTCCGGCCCAGCTCGAGCGCCGACTCCAGACCCTTGTTTACCGCAAGGGCCTGGCCCGCTCACCCAAGCAGGCACGCCAGCTCGTCACTCACGGCCATATCGCAATTGGCGGCCGGCGGGTCACCGTTCCGGGGTATCTCGTTACCCGTGGTGAAGAGACCACCATCTCCTATGCCGGAAAATCCCCGTTTGTTGATGCGAGCCATGCAGAGCGGACCCGGATCACCAGGCCCACAGGTGCAGGGGTGAACTAA
- a CDS encoding 30S ribosomal protein S13 has translation MAQEEEIRYYVRIGTTDLDGTKSVRVALTGIKGIGRHTSTVISRMAKVDEYAKLGLLDEESVNRIRAAVEKYATSIPMWMANRPKDLYTGENKHLIGGDVALARDEDINMMRKIRCYKGIRHETGQKVRGQRTKSTGRTGTTVGVSKKKEGGQ, from the coding sequence ATGGCTCAGGAAGAAGAGATACGATATTATGTCCGGATTGGCACGACCGATCTGGACGGCACGAAGTCGGTGCGGGTTGCGCTGACCGGTATCAAGGGTATCGGCAGGCATACCTCCACGGTCATCTCCCGGATGGCCAAGGTTGACGAGTATGCAAAGCTCGGTCTCCTTGACGAGGAATCCGTGAACCGGATCCGCGCCGCGGTAGAGAAGTACGCTACGAGCATCCCGATGTGGATGGCAAACCGGCCAAAAGACCTCTACACTGGTGAGAACAAGCATCTCATCGGTGGCGATGTCGCGCTCGCCCGCGATGAAGACATCAACATGATGCGGAAGATCCGCTGCTACAAGGGCATCCGGCACGAAACCGGCCAGAAGGTCCGCGGGCAGCGCACCAAGTCGACCGGCAGGACCGGCACGACTGTCGGTGTCAGCAAGAAGAAGGAAGGAGGCCAGTAA
- a CDS encoding cysteine hydrolase family protein produces the protein MERPALLIIDMQNDFVREGAPLRVAQAKSVIPKILEVLEAFRAKNLPVFHILRIHRSDGSDVEITRIEIFSRHPFAVAGSEGAREITELTPRPGEHVIGKVRMSAFIGTELGLMLQTLGVTELVVTGIQTPNCIRTTVFDAIAYNYPVILVDDATGAQSEDIHRANVLDMKNIGVRIMDTRTLIDTLG, from the coding sequence ATGGAACGTCCCGCACTGCTGATCATCGATATGCAGAACGATTTTGTCCGGGAAGGGGCGCCGCTCCGGGTAGCCCAGGCAAAGAGCGTCATCCCGAAGATCCTGGAGGTGCTCGAAGCATTCCGGGCAAAGAACCTCCCAGTCTTCCATATCCTGCGAATCCACCGTAGCGACGGGTCCGATGTTGAGATCACGAGAATTGAGATCTTTTCCCGGCACCCGTTTGCCGTTGCAGGATCGGAGGGTGCCCGGGAGATCACGGAGCTTACACCCCGGCCGGGCGAGCACGTGATCGGGAAAGTGAGGATGAGCGCGTTTATCGGTACCGAACTCGGCCTCATGCTCCAGACGCTTGGTGTCACGGAACTGGTCGTGACCGGGATCCAGACTCCCAACTGCATCCGAACCACGGTCTTTGACGCCATAGCGTACAACTACCCGGTGATACTTGTGGACGATGCCACCGGCGCCCAGTCGGAGGATATCCACCGGGCAAACGTCCTGGATATGAAAAACATTGGTGTCCGGATCATGGACACCCGGACCCTTATTGACACGCTGGGGTAA
- a CDS encoding sulfite exporter TauE/SafE family protein, producing the protein MLTGTELALAGLAAAAAGMANALAGGGTLISFPALVALGVPEVVANITNTVALCPGYVGGALAQRKDLAGQKKRLLMLLPSAIIGGLAGGILLLYVSEQVFHVLVPFLILLAAILLAVQDRIRDWIRRHTGSDGTDGKGCRNAALPVGLAAAYGGYFGPGLSVIYLAVLGLFLDDTLTRLNALKQCLSLATNVAAAVFFLFSGLIIWPLAIVMAAGALLGGAMGGHIAGRIDPARLKWLIVTIGMAVGLYYLVQLLI; encoded by the coding sequence ATGCTCACCGGAACCGAACTCGCACTCGCAGGACTCGCTGCCGCTGCCGCGGGCATGGCAAATGCCCTTGCCGGTGGCGGCACCCTGATCTCGTTTCCGGCGCTTGTTGCCCTCGGGGTTCCTGAAGTCGTGGCAAACATCACCAATACCGTTGCACTCTGCCCGGGGTACGTGGGTGGGGCACTTGCCCAGAGAAAAGATCTGGCAGGGCAGAAAAAGCGCCTGCTGATGTTATTGCCGTCAGCGATCATCGGCGGTCTTGCGGGAGGGATCCTCCTCCTCTATGTCAGCGAACAGGTCTTCCATGTGCTTGTCCCGTTCCTGATCCTCCTTGCTGCGATCCTGCTTGCAGTCCAGGACCGGATCCGGGACTGGATCCGCCGCCATACCGGGAGCGACGGGACTGACGGGAAAGGGTGTCGGAACGCGGCCCTTCCGGTTGGCCTTGCCGCGGCGTACGGCGGGTACTTCGGACCGGGACTCTCGGTGATCTACCTTGCCGTGCTTGGCCTTTTCCTTGACGATACCTTAACCCGGCTCAACGCGCTCAAGCAGTGCCTGTCGCTTGCCACCAATGTTGCAGCGGCGGTATTTTTCCTCTTCTCCGGCCTTATTATCTGGCCGCTTGCCATCGTGATGGCGGCAGGGGCGCTCCTTGGCGGGGCCATGGGCGGGCATATTGCAGGCAGGATCGATCCGGCCCGGCTGAAATGGCTGATCGTCACCATCGGGATGGCTGTGGGGCTGTACTACCTCGTCCAGCTCCTCATCTGA
- a CDS encoding CBS domain-containing protein, producing MTKELFVKDIMAKPTTIAKSAKITEALDKMLAEGIDPLIALNNNSVVGTVSREAIAEKLGSKQNTAIAPAAIHVASVVKEDFTSVYPDESVNVLVPLLQQYKLVVVYDSEHHLIGQVTAIDLLRKYPYTGSLRDALDKAVTIEADERVVHLRRRMLDDAVSRFVVTENNKLTGIVTETDVAVAMRKFREAVKDQHQDHQIRNLLVKDIMSAPLLSLDIGAGYQSVVDLMVKKNISTVPVLDKGKLAGLVTRRSLVRAL from the coding sequence ATGACAAAAGAACTGTTTGTTAAAGATATCATGGCAAAACCAACGACCATAGCCAAATCCGCAAAGATCACTGAAGCGCTCGACAAGATGCTTGCCGAAGGCATTGATCCATTGATTGCGCTCAACAATAACTCCGTGGTCGGCACGGTCTCCCGCGAGGCGATTGCAGAGAAGCTGGGCAGCAAACAGAATACGGCGATTGCCCCGGCTGCCATCCACGTAGCAAGCGTGGTCAAAGAGGACTTTACCAGCGTCTATCCCGATGAGAGTGTGAACGTGCTCGTTCCCCTGCTCCAGCAGTACAAGCTGGTGGTTGTGTACGACAGCGAGCACCACCTGATCGGCCAGGTGACGGCAATCGACCTGCTCAGGAAATACCCTTATACCGGGTCCCTCAGGGATGCTCTGGACAAGGCGGTCACCATCGAGGCGGACGAGCGCGTGGTCCACCTGCGGCGCCGGATGCTGGACGATGCGGTCTCACGGTTTGTGGTCACGGAGAACAACAAGCTGACCGGTATTGTCACCGAGACCGATGTGGCGGTTGCGATGCGGAAGTTCCGGGAGGCAGTTAAAGACCAGCATCAGGACCACCAGATACGGAACCTGCTGGTAAAAGACATTATGAGCGCCCCGCTTCTGTCCCTGGATATCGGCGCCGGTTACCAGAGCGTAGTTGACCTGATGGTCAAAAAGAATATCAGCACGGTGCCTGTCCTGGACAAAGGGAAACTGGCGGGCCTTGTTACCCGTCGTTCACTGGTACGGGCCCTCTGA
- a CDS encoding CBS domain-containing protein: protein MHRNGQVAKQGDRLLKMRGKLDRGPVEFKSHIVQQEGEVMAIATRDVISVPPTQSIISAVATMTDCGFRRLPVTDPGTRKLRGIVTSGDVISFMGGGDKYRLVSVRHNGNLRAAVNESVRTLMTPKPETLPRNARLLDALKIIVGKKIGGLPIVDDDGTLAGILTERDVLRMLAAEHSPLTIEDVMSSSLRVTAPDSPLSEVTKDMTRFRFRRLPVISDDVLFGIITATDIMRYLGSREVFSRLETGHVAEVMALPVRTLMAGSLFTTTPETPINEAAREMLSKNIGALPVIEDSRLVGLVTEFDLVRGFSAE, encoded by the coding sequence ATGCACCGGAACGGGCAGGTTGCAAAACAGGGCGACCGGCTCCTCAAAATGCGGGGAAAACTTGATCGCGGCCCGGTTGAGTTCAAATCCCATATCGTACAGCAGGAAGGCGAAGTGATGGCGATTGCGACACGGGATGTTATCTCTGTCCCGCCCACACAGAGTATTATCAGCGCCGTGGCAACGATGACAGACTGCGGGTTCCGCCGGCTTCCCGTGACCGATCCCGGTACAAGGAAACTGCGCGGGATCGTCACCTCGGGCGACGTGATCAGTTTCATGGGCGGGGGTGACAAGTACCGTCTGGTCAGTGTCCGGCACAACGGTAACCTGCGTGCCGCGGTAAACGAGAGCGTTCGTACGCTCATGACACCCAAGCCCGAAACCCTGCCGCGGAATGCGCGGCTTCTGGATGCCCTCAAAATCATCGTGGGAAAGAAGATCGGCGGGCTCCCGATTGTGGATGATGACGGGACGCTTGCCGGCATCCTGACAGAACGGGACGTGTTGCGGATGCTTGCCGCAGAGCACAGCCCGCTCACGATCGAGGATGTGATGAGTTCCTCCCTGCGGGTGACCGCGCCGGACAGCCCGCTTTCCGAGGTGACAAAAGACATGACCCGGTTCCGGTTCCGCCGGCTTCCCGTGATCAGCGACGATGTGCTCTTTGGTATCATCACCGCCACCGACATCATGCGCTATCTGGGGAGCCGCGAGGTCTTCTCCCGGCTTGAGACCGGACATGTCGCTGAGGTGATGGCGCTCCCGGTACGCACGCTCATGGCCGGCAGCCTCTTTACCACCACCCCGGAGACGCCTATCAACGAGGCGGCGCGGGAGATGCTGTCTAAGAACATCGGGGCGCTCCCGGTCATCGAGGACTCACGCCTCGTTGGCCTGGTCACCGAATTCGATCTCGTGCGGGGTTTCTCCGCTGAGTAG
- a CDS encoding CBS domain-containing protein: protein MKTARDFMLEIPVLAFCDGITKARQILRDDRFREVYVTGQKKDLLGYIDITDALRVTATKSNVTVEGFVKEAASAAPDASVESAAKAMRAHATDSAAIVDASRHILGGVLLSDLFPVIISRNELSGRVSSRMSKKIQTVDPADTLQQVYAKITECGFTAFPVVKKRRLVGLISRRDLIRSGGVRSAIAQNSTRTVGDVMIPDVITVPSGSLLSEAARLMVDNDISRLPVVDNESVVGIIDRHDVLAGLA, encoded by the coding sequence ATGAAAACAGCACGGGATTTCATGCTTGAGATTCCGGTGCTTGCTTTTTGTGACGGGATTACCAAGGCACGGCAGATCTTGAGAGACGACCGGTTCCGGGAGGTCTACGTGACCGGCCAGAAGAAAGACCTGCTCGGGTACATCGATATCACCGATGCCCTGCGGGTCACCGCAACCAAATCGAACGTGACCGTCGAGGGATTTGTCAAGGAGGCGGCAAGCGCTGCCCCCGATGCCTCTGTCGAGAGTGCTGCCAAAGCCATGCGGGCCCATGCCACCGACAGCGCGGCGATCGTGGATGCCAGCCGCCATATCCTGGGCGGGGTGCTCCTCTCCGATCTCTTCCCGGTCATCATATCGAGAAACGAACTCTCCGGCAGGGTAAGTTCGCGCATGTCAAAGAAGATCCAGACTGTGGACCCGGCCGACACTCTCCAGCAGGTATATGCGAAGATCACCGAGTGCGGGTTTACCGCATTCCCGGTGGTTAAGAAGCGTCGGCTGGTGGGGTTGATTTCCCGGAGGGACCTGATCCGGTCGGGAGGAGTGCGATCGGCCATCGCCCAGAACAGCACCCGTACGGTTGGAGATGTGATGATCCCGGATGTGATTACGGTTCCGTCAGGATCATTGCTCTCCGAAGCCGCCCGGCTCATGGTGGATAACGACATAAGCCGGCTCCCGGTCGTGGATAACGAGTCCGTGGTGGGGATTATCGACCGCCATGATGTCCTTGCCGGGCTCGCATAA
- a CDS encoding CBS domain-containing protein yields the protein MKKTTNTIRFETRVPLSDVMKRNPIMISIEANVAKAAKAMCREEVGSVIILERNEPIGIVTEEDINCKVVAKDLKPSSVQVNTIMSTPLITVSADKTVVDAAQMMVKHRVRRLPVVDKAGKVIGIVTVRDLLTTFNEQNELLTDLIEINRDDNIEVGMCNRCSQMSDDLKRVDSVLLCPRCREEDSLT from the coding sequence ATGAAAAAGACAACCAACACGATCCGGTTTGAGACCCGTGTCCCGTTAAGCGATGTGATGAAACGCAACCCGATCATGATCAGCATCGAGGCCAATGTGGCAAAAGCTGCAAAAGCCATGTGCCGTGAAGAGGTCGGAAGCGTCATTATCCTTGAAAGGAACGAACCCATTGGCATTGTCACAGAAGAGGACATCAACTGCAAGGTGGTGGCTAAGGATCTCAAGCCAAGCTCAGTCCAGGTAAATACAATCATGAGTACGCCACTCATTACGGTGAGTGCGGACAAGACGGTAGTCGACGCGGCCCAGATGATGGTCAAGCACCGGGTCAGGAGACTTCCCGTGGTCGATAAAGCCGGCAAGGTTATCGGTATTGTGACCGTACGGGACCTCCTGACCACCTTCAACGAGCAGAACGAGCTCCTCACCGATCTCATCGAGATCAACCGCGATGACAACATCGAGGTGGGCATGTGTAACCGTTGCAGCCAGATGTCTGATGATCTCAAGCGAGTGGATTCCGTCCTTCTCTGCCCCCGCTGCCGGGAGGAGGATTCCCTTACATGA
- a CDS encoding Era-like GTP-binding protein, with protein MTTFSRTLGNAKKRFSVFLKRFFKKKRTRIGIYGPPNAGKTTLANRIARDWTGDAVGPVSEIPHETRRARRREDIVISGANGHTVTIDIVDTPGVTTKIDYHEFLEFGMEKDEAIIRAREATEGVAEAMHWLREDIDGVIYMLDSTLDPFMQVNIMMIGIIESRKLPVIIVANKIDLPDAAPARIRSAFPQHPVVAISGLEGRNTEELYEKMIQNFA; from the coding sequence ATGACGACATTTTCCAGGACATTGGGGAACGCAAAGAAGAGATTTTCCGTATTTCTCAAGCGGTTTTTCAAGAAGAAGCGGACCCGGATCGGGATCTACGGCCCGCCGAATGCCGGGAAGACTACGCTCGCAAACCGGATTGCCCGGGACTGGACGGGTGACGCAGTCGGACCGGTGAGCGAGATTCCACACGAAACCCGGCGGGCACGCAGGCGTGAGGATATTGTGATCTCAGGGGCAAACGGTCACACCGTGACGATTGATATTGTCGACACCCCCGGGGTCACAACCAAGATCGATTACCACGAGTTCCTCGAGTTTGGAATGGAAAAGGATGAGGCGATCATCCGCGCCCGTGAGGCCACCGAAGGTGTCGCCGAGGCCATGCACTGGCTGCGCGAGGATATCGATGGCGTGATCTACATGCTGGATTCAACCCTTGATCCCTTCATGCAGGTCAATATCATGATGATCGGGATCATCGAGAGTCGTAAGCTGCCGGTAATAATCGTGGCAAACAAGATCGACCTGCCCGACGCGGCTCCGGCCCGGATCCGCAGCGCCTTCCCCCAGCACCCGGTGGTTGCCATCTCGGGGCTTGAGGGCAGGAACACCGAAGAGCTGTACGAGAAGATGATCCAGAACTTCGCTTAA
- a CDS encoding Zn-ribbon domain-containing protein: protein MPHKCTKCGREYKDGSTEILKGCASCGGKKFLYVKEADIHKDVFEEKTIEEIKDESKEEILEVVEPEIKGKAKKEVEMFDRVETIRIVGPGSYELNIEKMAKSDERIVGVGGEEGSYIIDLMSMAKDAAPKKKKAKKK, encoded by the coding sequence ATGCCACACAAGTGCACCAAATGCGGCAGGGAATATAAGGACGGGTCTACCGAGATCCTCAAGGGATGCGCAAGCTGCGGCGGCAAGAAATTCCTCTACGTTAAGGAAGCCGATATCCATAAGGATGTCTTCGAGGAGAAGACAATTGAGGAGATCAAGGACGAATCCAAGGAGGAAATCCTTGAAGTAGTTGAGCCTGAGATCAAGGGCAAGGCCAAAAAAGAGGTCGAGATGTTCGACCGGGTCGAGACTATCCGGATTGTAGGCCCGGGCTCCTATGAGCTCAACATAGAGAAGATGGCAAAGAGCGACGAGCGGATCGTGGGCGTCGGCGGAGAAGAGGGCAGTTATATTATCGATCTCATGTCCATGGCAAAAGACGCCGCACCCAAGAAAAAGAAGGCAAAAAAGAAATAA
- a CDS encoding 30S ribosomal protein S15 produces the protein MARMHARRRGKSSSVRPARNEAPAWSNTDKAAIEKLIVDLRKEGTSASMIGLVLRDRYGVPDVKMVTGKSIGDILTENKVSSEIPEDLRDLMVKALGLRKHLGENPKDLHNKRQLHLVEAKIRRLVKYYIGTRKLPAGFTYKPENAEILLSR, from the coding sequence ATGGCACGAATGCACGCCAGAAGAAGAGGAAAGTCAAGCTCGGTGCGGCCGGCGCGTAATGAAGCGCCCGCGTGGTCCAACACGGACAAGGCAGCAATCGAGAAGCTCATCGTCGATCTCCGCAAGGAAGGCACATCGGCCAGCATGATTGGCCTTGTCCTGCGGGACCGCTACGGTGTCCCCGATGTCAAGATGGTCACCGGAAAAAGTATCGGTGACATCTTAACGGAGAACAAGGTCAGTTCCGAGATCCCCGAGGATCTCCGCGACCTGATGGTCAAGGCACTGGGCCTGCGCAAGCACCTGGGCGAGAACCCCAAGGACCTGCACAACAAGAGGCAGCTCCACCTTGTCGAGGCAAAGATCCGCCGCCTCGTGAAGTACTACATCGGCACCAGGAAACTGCCCGCAGGCTTCACCTACAAGCCGGAGAACGCCGAGATCCTGCTGTCCAGGTAA